In Bradyrhizobium sp. CCBAU 051011, the following are encoded in one genomic region:
- a CDS encoding alpha/beta hydrolase, producing the protein MSDFFMEAWGSGVPVVLVHGSLATGSDEWQAQRPLADSGFRLIVPDRRGYGRSPAAQGEDFLVDADDIARLMGNGAHLVGHSYGGLGVLFAAARRPEAALSITLLEPATFALGQHNEAARTLVGKVRSLWDQKAPDEEWVIRFLEIVGSDPSALSPELIAAAVSLAPVFRRGRPIWEAEPPLPKLASASFPKLVISGGHSAGFDAICDDLAQRIGASRMVIEGAGHEIQFTGEPLNHALTTLWSHSSP; encoded by the coding sequence ATGAGCGATTTTTTCATGGAAGCATGGGGGTCGGGCGTGCCCGTCGTGTTAGTGCACGGTTCGCTGGCAACAGGATCCGACGAGTGGCAGGCTCAGCGACCGCTGGCCGACAGCGGCTTTCGTCTGATAGTTCCGGACAGGCGTGGTTATGGGCGAAGTCCCGCCGCTCAAGGTGAGGACTTTCTAGTCGATGCCGACGACATTGCCCGTCTGATGGGCAATGGCGCGCACCTTGTAGGGCATTCCTACGGTGGTCTCGGCGTGCTGTTCGCCGCCGCCCGCCGTCCCGAAGCGGCTCTATCTATTACATTACTGGAGCCGGCCACCTTCGCATTGGGCCAGCACAATGAAGCAGCGAGGACACTCGTCGGAAAGGTTCGATCTCTCTGGGACCAGAAGGCTCCGGACGAGGAATGGGTCATTCGTTTCCTGGAAATTGTGGGAAGTGATCCGAGCGCTCTTTCCCCCGAACTGATCGCCGCTGCAGTGTCGCTCGCACCCGTCTTCCGCCGCGGTCGGCCGATCTGGGAGGCTGAACCGCCGCTTCCCAAGCTGGCGTCTGCCTCCTTCCCTAAACTCGTGATATCGGGTGGGCATAGTGCAGGGTTCGACGCAATCTGTGACGACCTAGCGCAACGCATCGGCGCTTCCCGCATGGTGATCGAAGGAGCGGGCCACGAGATCCAGTTCACCGGAGAGCCGCTCAATCACGCGCTAACGACTTTATGGAGCCACTCCTCTCCTTGA